The stretch of DNA atgttactgacttactaataacggtattttccttttaattccTCTTTctatatgggtaaccagatcctactacattctgccgagcaatttaattaaattgtttaatttactaatgtttgtattttgagaacgacttccgaagtggaaattaaaacgtgaataaacgtaatttaacctttaattgtggcttattcccaattaaatagtaattactttaaaatgccacaagaaaatagcttcagaacaatattaggttATTGTATTGAAGAAAGCGCTTAACTAGGAATTAATGCTTTacacttttaaaatacttttctttttaatttaatcaTTTGTTAATGTGTCTACAAAATATATCTCTTTTTAgcaatttattaactattttgaaatttattaaaaataaaataaatattttttttctttttagcaaACATCGTCAGCTTTGTAGCTGGTACCGTCCTAACATGGACCTCTCCTGTGCTAGATAGATTAGGAAATAAAATAACAACTCCTTTTGATCATCCAGTGTCTTTAGAAGAAAGGTCATGGATATCGTCTTTTTTTCCATTAGGCGCTATATTTGGACCTTTTATTTTCGGATTTTTAGCAGATAAGATAGGAAGAAAGAAGACTTTAATTATAAGCGGAATACCATTTGTAGTATGCTACTATCTTCTTGCATTTAGTAAACATGTTGCTGTATATTATGTTGCTAGATTCTTTTTGGGTATAGCTTTAGGTGGCGTTTATACTGTCATACCAATGTACGCTGGAGAAATCGCTGATAGTTCAAATAGAGGAACTTTGGGTTCAATGATGAATGTCTATTTATGTTTTGGATTATATTTTTCGTACTGTTTAGGCCCCTTTGTAAATCTGATgacatttaatataattttaggaaCATTTCCAATCATATTTTTGGTCATATTTACACTTATTGCACCAGAATCTCCACTGTATTTGCTAAGCAAAAATAATATACGAGGAGCAAAGATCTGTCTTCAAAAAGTGAGAGGTTACAATGTAGATATCAATCAAGAACTTGATATGATTCagaataaaattgaagaagacGGAAAAGGTTCAATAGTAGATATCTTTAAATCTAAACCACTAACAAAAGCTCTTGGTATTACTGTTACATTGGGAGTGATTCAACAATTTTCTGGAGTAATCGCAGTATTTTTTTATGCTCAATCTATATTTGAACAAGCTGGCAGTTCTTTACGACCAGAGATTTGCTCCATCGTTATTGGATCTGTGCAATTTCTTACTAGTTTTCTTACTCCGTTTTTAGTGGACCGTTGGGGTCGAAAATTATTATTACTCATATCAGCAGCTGGTATGGCTTTATCAGAAATTCTCTTAGGTATTTACTGTTTATTAAACTCTCACCATTACGACGTTTCGTCAATAACATTTTTACCTATTATTTGCCTTATTggttatatatttatgtataactTTGGATACGGTCCGTTACCTTGGGTTATTATGGGAGAAACGTTCCCACCAAATGTAAAGTCGTATGCTTCTTCGATCACTGCAGCTATTTGTTGGACAGCTGGGTTTATTATAGGCAAGTATTTTGAACCTTTGGTACTGCTAATAGGAATTGGTccagctttttttattttttctggagTTTGTATCTTAGCggtaccattttgtttatttattgttgtAGAAACGAAAGCTAAAAGTGTAGCAGAAATCTTAAAAGACTTGGATTAATTCTGAGAAGACACATTTATAATAAATGAATATTAAGGGGACTTTTACTTTCTAAATTggaataaaacacaattttgaaatattaa from Diabrotica undecimpunctata isolate CICGRU chromosome 4, icDiaUnde3, whole genome shotgun sequence encodes:
- the LOC140439749 gene encoding facilitated trehalose transporter Tret1-2 homolog; the protein is MNMKPKSLNFAYVVVLTANIVSFVAGTVLTWTSPVLDRLGNKITTPFDHPVSLEERSWISSFFPLGAIFGPFIFGFLADKIGRKKTLIISGIPFVVCYYLLAFSKHVAVYYVARFFLGIALGGVYTVIPMYAGEIADSSNRGTLGSMMNVYLCFGLYFSYCLGPFVNLMTFNIILGTFPIIFLVIFTLIAPESPLYLLSKNNIRGAKICLQKVRGYNVDINQELDMIQNKIEEDGKGSIVDIFKSKPLTKALGITVTLGVIQQFSGVIAVFFYAQSIFEQAGSSLRPEICSIVIGSVQFLTSFLTPFLVDRWGRKLLLLISAAGMALSEILLGIYCLLNSHHYDVSSITFLPIICLIGYIFMYNFGYGPLPWVIMGETFPPNVKSYASSITAAICWTAGFIIGKYFEPLVLLIGIGPAFFIFSGVCILAVPFCLFIVVETKAKSVAEILKDLD